One Cyanobium sp. Tous-M-B4 genomic region harbors:
- the ppc gene encoding phosphoenolpyruvate carboxylase: MRQSMPTPATAIEAIPASQRVTRLLGERLELVEDLWETVLRSECPPEQAERLLRLKQLSDPNEADVAGAIVQLIREMDLAEAIAAARAFSLYFQLVNILEQHIEEDSYLDSLKNQENGPSDPFLPALANQTDPATFRQLFARLRSLNVPPAQLEKLLRTLDLRLVFTAHPTEIVRHTVRHKQRRVATLIQKLEQGSGLNCLERQGLRLQLEEEIRLWWRTDELHQFKPTVLDEVDYALHYFQQVLFDAMPQLRDRIRAALKLSYPDVEPPRDSFCTFGSWVGSDRDGNPSVTPDITWRTACYQRQLMLERYLKAVTELSDQLSISMQWSQVSPALLESLEMDRLRFPEIYEERAARYRLEPYRLKLSYTMERLRLTHQRNQQLADAGWESPCDGSAPPPPMGGSMAPAPTQELHYSTVDEFRYDLELIQDSLERTGLSCESLQHLISQAQIFAFCLASLDIRQESTRHSDALDELSRYLQLAVPYGEMDEAQRVEWLLSEIQTRRPLLPPTAKWSAATAETFAVFRMLQRLQQEFGSRICRTYVISMSHTVSDLLEVLLLAKEAGLVDPIAQRAGLLVVPLFETVEDLQGAPAVMGTLFRHPFYLALLGSDGGQPLQEVMLGYSDSNKDSGFLSSNWEIHKAQIALQRLAIKHGVALRIFHGRGGSVGRGGGPAYQAILAQPSGTLSGRIKITEQGEVLASKYSLPELALYNLETVTTAVLQNSLVSSPVDETPSWNELMGRLAARSRDHYRALVHDNPDLVAFFQQVTPIEEISKLQISSRPARRKSGAKDLSSLRAIPWVFGWTQSRFLLPSWFGVGAALQEELDQDPGQLELLRLLYQRWPFFRMLISKVEMTLSKVDLDLAHHYVQALGRSENREAFEAIFQSIAAEFGLTRDLVLAITGHSRLLDGDPALQLSVDLRNRTIIPLGFLQVALLRRLRDQNRQPPMSETSASSSDDGRTYSRSELLRGALLTINGIAAGMRNTG; this comes from the coding sequence ATGCGGCAGTCCATGCCCACTCCCGCTACTGCCATAGAGGCCATACCGGCTTCCCAGCGGGTCACCCGCCTGCTGGGCGAGCGTCTCGAATTGGTCGAGGATCTTTGGGAGACGGTGCTGCGCAGCGAGTGCCCCCCGGAGCAGGCCGAGCGGCTGCTGCGCCTGAAGCAGCTGAGTGACCCAAACGAGGCTGATGTCGCTGGGGCGATCGTGCAGCTAATCCGCGAGATGGACCTGGCCGAGGCAATCGCCGCGGCCAGGGCTTTTTCGCTTTATTTCCAGCTGGTCAACATCCTCGAGCAACACATCGAGGAGGACAGCTACCTCGACAGCCTCAAAAACCAGGAAAACGGCCCCAGCGATCCCTTCCTGCCGGCCCTGGCCAACCAAACCGACCCAGCCACTTTTCGCCAGCTGTTCGCCCGCCTGCGCAGCCTGAATGTGCCGCCAGCCCAGCTGGAGAAGTTGCTGCGCACCCTCGACCTGCGGCTGGTGTTCACCGCCCACCCAACCGAAATTGTGCGCCATACGGTGCGGCACAAGCAGCGGCGCGTGGCCACCTTGATCCAGAAACTGGAGCAGGGCAGCGGCCTCAATTGCCTTGAGCGCCAAGGCCTGCGACTCCAGCTGGAGGAGGAGATCCGGCTCTGGTGGCGCACCGACGAACTGCACCAGTTCAAGCCGACGGTGCTCGACGAGGTCGACTACGCCCTGCACTACTTCCAGCAGGTGCTCTTCGACGCCATGCCCCAGCTGCGCGATCGCATTCGCGCCGCCCTGAAGCTGAGCTATCCAGACGTAGAACCGCCACGGGATTCGTTCTGCACCTTCGGCTCCTGGGTGGGCTCGGACCGGGACGGCAACCCATCGGTGACACCGGACATCACCTGGCGCACCGCCTGCTATCAACGCCAGCTAATGCTGGAGCGCTATCTCAAGGCGGTCACGGAGCTCAGTGACCAGCTCAGCATCTCGATGCAGTGGAGCCAGGTGAGCCCGGCCCTACTGGAATCGCTGGAAATGGACCGGCTGCGCTTCCCAGAGATCTACGAGGAGCGGGCTGCCCGCTACCGCCTCGAGCCCTACCGTCTCAAGCTCAGTTACACCATGGAGCGGCTGCGGCTCACCCACCAACGCAACCAGCAACTAGCCGATGCCGGCTGGGAGTCACCCTGCGATGGCAGCGCCCCACCACCACCGATGGGGGGCAGCATGGCCCCCGCTCCAACCCAGGAGTTGCACTACAGCACGGTTGATGAATTCCGCTACGACCTGGAGCTGATCCAAGACAGCCTCGAGCGCACTGGCCTCAGCTGCGAATCACTGCAGCACCTGATCAGCCAGGCCCAGATCTTCGCCTTCTGCCTGGCCAGCCTGGACATCCGCCAGGAGAGCACCCGCCACAGCGATGCCCTCGACGAACTCAGTCGCTACTTGCAGCTAGCCGTGCCCTACGGCGAGATGGATGAGGCCCAGAGGGTCGAGTGGCTGCTCAGCGAAATCCAAACCCGCCGCCCCCTGCTGCCGCCCACCGCCAAATGGAGCGCCGCCACAGCCGAAACCTTTGCCGTGTTCCGGATGCTGCAGCGGCTGCAGCAGGAATTCGGATCGCGCATCTGCCGCACCTACGTGATCTCGATGAGTCACACGGTGTCCGATTTGCTGGAGGTGCTGCTGCTGGCCAAGGAGGCCGGGCTGGTAGACCCAATTGCCCAGCGCGCCGGCCTGCTGGTGGTGCCGCTGTTTGAAACGGTGGAGGACCTCCAGGGGGCGCCAGCGGTGATGGGCACCCTGTTCCGCCATCCCTTCTACCTAGCCCTGCTGGGCAGTGATGGTGGCCAGCCGCTCCAGGAAGTGATGCTGGGCTACTCCGACAGCAACAAGGACTCCGGCTTTCTCTCCAGCAACTGGGAAATCCACAAGGCCCAGATTGCCCTGCAGCGCTTGGCCATCAAACACGGGGTGGCCCTGCGCATCTTCCACGGCCGGGGCGGCTCGGTGGGCCGCGGCGGTGGTCCCGCCTATCAGGCGATCCTGGCCCAGCCCAGCGGCACCCTCAGCGGCCGCATCAAGATCACCGAGCAGGGAGAGGTGCTGGCCTCCAAATACTCCCTGCCGGAGCTAGCGCTCTACAACCTGGAAACGGTCACCACCGCCGTGCTGCAGAACAGCCTGGTAAGCAGCCCCGTTGACGAAACCCCCAGCTGGAACGAGCTAATGGGCCGGCTGGCGGCCCGCTCCCGCGACCACTACCGGGCCCTGGTGCACGACAACCCCGACCTGGTGGCCTTCTTCCAGCAGGTGACCCCAATCGAAGAGATCAGCAAGCTGCAGATCTCCAGCCGCCCGGCCCGCCGCAAGAGTGGCGCCAAGGACCTCTCAAGCCTGCGGGCCATCCCCTGGGTATTCGGCTGGACCCAGAGCCGCTTCCTGTTACCAAGCTGGTTTGGGGTGGGAGCTGCCCTGCAGGAGGAGCTCGACCAGGATCCCGGCCAGCTGGAGTTACTGCGCCTGCTCTACCAGCGCTGGCCGTTCTTCCGCATGCTGATTTCCAAGGTGGAGATGACCCTCTCCAAGGTGGATCTCGACCTGGCCCACCACTACGTCCAGGCCCTGGGCCGCAGCGAAAACCGCGAGGCCTTTGAAGCAATCTTCCAGTCGATCGCTGCCGAATTTGGCCTTACCCGCGATCTGGTGCTGGCGATCACCGGCCACAGCCGACTGCTGGATGGCGATCCTGCCTTGCAGCTCTCGGTGGATCTACGCAACCGCACGATCATTCCGCTCGGCTTCCTGCAGGTGGCCCTGCTCAGACGCCTGCGCGACCAAAACCGCCAACCACCGATGAGTGAAACGAGCGCCAGCAGCAGCGACGATGGGCGCACCTACAGCCGCAGTGAACTGCTGCGGGGCGCCTTGCTCACCATCAACGGCATCGCAGCGGGCATGCGCAATACCGGCTGA
- a CDS encoding N-acetyltransferase, with the protein MIPFRSQPQAPRLREGYQLLADGLLPSAEALNRLLVAAGDQPRQPERWQRVLELSVWHLGVAGPDGQLVGFVRATSDLALNANLWDLCADPADPAEGEILAVLVHAALGRLRRELAGCSISLSAPPQALAALERYGFAVDPGGIRAMGLKLES; encoded by the coding sequence TTGATCCCGTTCCGCAGCCAGCCCCAAGCCCCGCGACTGAGGGAGGGCTATCAGCTACTGGCCGATGGCCTGCTGCCCAGTGCCGAAGCCCTCAACCGGCTACTGGTTGCAGCGGGTGATCAGCCCCGACAGCCTGAGCGCTGGCAGCGGGTGCTGGAGCTAAGCGTCTGGCACTTGGGCGTGGCGGGCCCCGATGGCCAGCTGGTGGGTTTTGTCAGGGCTACCAGCGACCTCGCCCTCAATGCCAACCTCTGGGACCTTTGCGCCGATCCTGCCGATCCAGCTGAGGGAGAGATCCTGGCGGTGCTCGTCCATGCCGCCCTGGGCCGGCTGCGCCGGGAGCTGGCGGGGTGCAGTATTTCGCTTTCAGCCCCGCCCCAGGCCCTTGCAGCCCTGGAGCGCTACGGGTTTGCGGTGGATCCGGGGGGCATCCGCGCCATGGGGCTCAAGCTGGAGAGTTGA
- the recF gene encoding DNA replication/repair protein RecF (All proteins in this family for which functions are known are DNA-binding proteins that assist the filamentation of RecA onto DNA for the initiation of recombination or recombinational repair.): protein MRLHRLELLRFRNISRLELSLEAPRLLVVGANGEGKSNLLEAVELLGCLRSHRTSSDRDLIQHGEASGQVRALTSGGDQLQLELRRSAGRQAQRNGKQLERQLDLLGSLRCVGFSALDLELVRGEPAGRRQWLDRVVLQLEPLYSDLLSRYGRLLRQRSQLLRRGLGGTSLLALLDTFDLQMAVIGTRLHRRRFRAIRRLEPLAAAWQERLSGGREILQLNYQSGTVLAGEEAEEPWRQSLLEQLQLQRQEELRLGQCTVGPHRDELELALAGQPARRYGSAGQQRTLVLALKLAELELVGSVLGEPPLLLLDDVLAELDPERQQLLLEAVGEGHQCLVSATHLGAFSGGWQAESQVVRMRAGQLDPKMPTDLAS from the coding sequence ATCCGGCTGCATCGCCTGGAGCTGCTGCGTTTCCGCAATATCAGTCGGCTGGAGCTGAGCCTGGAGGCTCCCCGGCTGCTGGTGGTCGGGGCCAATGGCGAGGGCAAATCCAACCTGCTGGAAGCGGTGGAATTACTTGGCTGCCTGCGCTCCCACCGCACCAGTAGCGATCGTGATCTGATCCAGCACGGCGAGGCCAGCGGCCAGGTGCGCGCCCTCACCAGCGGCGGGGACCAGCTGCAGCTGGAGCTGCGCCGAAGTGCTGGCAGGCAGGCCCAGCGCAACGGCAAGCAGCTGGAGCGCCAGCTCGACCTGCTGGGTTCGCTGCGCTGCGTGGGCTTCAGCGCCCTCGACCTCGAGCTGGTGCGGGGCGAGCCAGCCGGCCGACGTCAATGGCTCGACCGGGTGGTGCTACAGCTCGAACCTCTATACAGCGACCTGCTGAGTCGCTACGGCCGGCTGCTACGCCAGCGCAGCCAATTGCTGCGGCGCGGCCTGGGGGGAACCAGCTTGCTGGCCCTGCTCGACACCTTTGATCTGCAAATGGCCGTGATCGGCACCCGCTTACACCGGCGTCGCTTCCGGGCGATCCGGCGCCTCGAGCCCCTGGCCGCAGCCTGGCAGGAGCGGCTCAGCGGCGGCCGGGAGATCCTGCAACTGAATTACCAAAGTGGCACCGTCTTGGCGGGCGAGGAGGCTGAGGAGCCTTGGCGTCAATCCCTGCTTGAGCAGCTACAGCTTCAACGCCAGGAGGAACTGCGGCTAGGCCAATGCACGGTGGGGCCCCACCGGGACGAACTAGAGCTCGCCCTGGCCGGCCAACCGGCCCGCCGCTACGGCTCAGCTGGCCAGCAGCGCACATTGGTACTGGCCCTCAAGCTGGCTGAGCTCGAGCTTGTGGGCTCCGTCTTGGGGGAGCCACCCCTGCTGCTCCTCGACGACGTGCTCGCCGAGCTAGATCCGGAGCGGCAACAATTGCTGCTCGAGGCGGTGGGCGAAGGTCACCAGTGCCTGGTGAGTGCCACCCACCTAGGAGCCTTCAGTGGGGGCTGGCAGGCCGAGAGCCAGGTGGTGCGGATGCGCGCCGGCCAGCTCGATCCGAAGATGCCAACTGACTTGGCCAGCTAG
- the speD gene encoding adenosylmethionine decarboxylase, translated as MTQTLPCLHPNPGWTEAPAATTAASPLPHQISETVGKHCILELYGCDSAKLDDEAFLRDTITAAAKRAGATLLNLITHRFEPQGVTGLALLAESHISIHTWPESGYAAVDVFTCGDHTMPEKACAVLAAELSANDHKLTSFRRETPPSIADSPRDPLQAQEFTAAVTL; from the coding sequence ATGACCCAGACCCTGCCCTGCCTCCACCCGAACCCGGGATGGACCGAGGCCCCTGCTGCTACCACCGCAGCCTCTCCCCTGCCTCACCAGATTTCCGAAACAGTCGGAAAACACTGCATCCTTGAGCTTTATGGCTGCGACAGCGCCAAGCTCGACGACGAAGCCTTCCTGAGGGACACCATCACCGCAGCAGCGAAGCGTGCCGGTGCCACCCTCCTCAACCTGATCACCCACCGATTCGAACCCCAAGGGGTTACGGGATTGGCCCTGCTGGCCGAATCCCATATCTCGATTCACACCTGGCCGGAATCGGGCTACGCGGCGGTTGATGTGTTCACCTGCGGTGATCACACGATGCCGGAAAAAGCCTGTGCGGTTCTCGCCGCCGAGCTTTCAGCCAACGACCACAAGCTCACCAGCTTCCGCCGCGAGACGCCGCCGTCGATTGCTGATAGCCCGCGTGATCCTTTGCAAGCTCAGGAGTTCACCGCCGCGGTGACCCTCTGA
- the larE gene encoding ATP-dependent sacrificial sulfur transferase LarE, whose product MLFSLLEPLPPPLELALASLRQQLACLDRVVLAYSGGVDSALVAAIAVEQRGEAALAITGVSPALAPHLRAEAAEQARWLRIAHREIATAELADPAYASNPEQRCYACKRELHRLLAPIAAAAAGATVLDGVNAEDLGDHRPGIRAAKEFGARSPLAEVGLDKAGVRQISRALGLPWWDKPAQPCLASRFPYGEPITAERLQRVAAAEAWLLAMGWPQVRVRSQGQTARIELPPLQLDRALGLWAKPEARQALVAAFLEIGFSAVGLDLEGLVSGKLNRELGSVNR is encoded by the coding sequence ATGTTGTTTTCCCTGTTGGAGCCGTTGCCGCCGCCGTTGGAGCTGGCGCTGGCTTCGTTGCGTCAGCAGTTGGCGTGCCTAGATCGGGTGGTGTTGGCCTATTCCGGTGGGGTAGATAGCGCCCTGGTGGCTGCCATCGCCGTAGAGCAACGCGGTGAGGCAGCTTTGGCGATTACGGGTGTGTCGCCGGCCCTAGCCCCCCACCTGCGGGCGGAGGCGGCGGAGCAGGCTCGTTGGCTGCGGATCGCCCACCGGGAGATCGCTACGGCGGAGCTGGCAGATCCTGCCTACGCCAGTAATCCTGAGCAGCGCTGCTACGCCTGCAAGCGGGAGCTGCACCGGCTGTTGGCACCGATCGCGGCCGCGGCGGCAGGGGCGACCGTGCTCGATGGCGTCAATGCCGAGGACCTAGGCGATCATCGGCCCGGCATTCGGGCCGCAAAGGAATTCGGAGCGCGCTCACCCCTGGCCGAGGTGGGCCTCGATAAGGCCGGCGTACGTCAAATTTCTCGGGCCTTGGGATTGCCCTGGTGGGACAAGCCGGCCCAGCCTTGTTTGGCCTCACGCTTTCCCTACGGCGAACCGATCACGGCGGAGCGGCTGCAGCGGGTGGCTGCAGCGGAAGCCTGGTTGTTGGCAATGGGATGGCCCCAGGTGCGCGTGCGCTCCCAGGGCCAGACGGCTCGGATTGAACTGCCTCCCCTCCAATTGGATCGGGCCCTGGGTTTGTGGGCAAAGCCCGAAGCGAGGCAGGCGCTGGTGGCGGCCTTCCTGGAGATCGGTTTTAGCGCCGTGGGGCTGGATCTGGAGGGGCTGGTGAGCGGCAAGCTCAACCGGGAACTGGGCTCAGTTAACCGGTGA
- a CDS encoding cob(I)yrinic acid a,c-diamide adenosyltransferase, with translation MSSTQTPQRGTGRGIGIRTAAGSDERAHGQLHVYDGDGKGKSQAALGVVLRTIGLGICEQKRTRVLLLRFLKGPGRAYDEDAAIEALQQGFPHLIDQVRTGRGDFFSAEEATRFDRQEAQRGWDIAKGAIASDLYSVVVLDELNPVLDLGLLDVEDVARTLAAKPDGMEVICTGRGAPRQLVQLADLHSEMRAHQGPGGLEGVEIYTGEGKGKSTSALGKGLQAIGRGISQDKSHRVLILQWLKGGAGYTEDAAIAALRESYPHLVDHLRSGRDAIVWRGQQQPIDYVEAERAWEIARAAISSGLYKTVILDEINPTVDLELLPVEPIVQTLLRKPAETEVILTGRCKNRPAYFDLASVHSEMVCHKHYAERGVDLKRGVDY, from the coding sequence ATGAGCAGCACCCAGACGCCGCAACGGGGAACGGGCCGAGGTATCGGCATCCGTACGGCGGCCGGCAGCGATGAGCGCGCCCATGGCCAGCTGCACGTCTACGACGGCGATGGCAAGGGCAAAAGCCAGGCGGCACTAGGGGTAGTTCTGCGCACCATCGGCCTGGGTATCTGCGAGCAAAAACGCACACGGGTGCTGCTACTGCGCTTTCTCAAGGGACCCGGCCGGGCCTACGACGAAGACGCCGCCATCGAAGCCCTGCAACAGGGCTTCCCCCATCTAATCGATCAGGTGCGCACCGGCAGGGGAGACTTTTTCAGCGCCGAGGAAGCCACCCGCTTCGACCGGCAGGAGGCCCAGCGGGGCTGGGACATCGCCAAAGGGGCCATCGCCAGCGACCTCTACTCCGTGGTGGTGCTCGACGAGCTCAACCCGGTGCTGGATCTGGGCCTGCTTGATGTCGAAGATGTGGCCCGCACCCTGGCGGCCAAACCCGACGGCATGGAGGTGATCTGCACAGGTCGAGGTGCGCCCCGCCAGCTGGTGCAACTGGCTGACCTGCACTCGGAAATGCGCGCCCACCAGGGCCCCGGCGGCCTTGAAGGCGTCGAGATTTACACCGGTGAAGGCAAGGGGAAATCCACCAGTGCCCTGGGCAAGGGGCTGCAGGCGATCGGCCGTGGCATCAGCCAGGACAAAAGCCACCGGGTGCTGATTCTGCAGTGGCTCAAAGGTGGCGCTGGCTACACCGAAGATGCCGCTATAGCAGCTCTGCGCGAGAGCTATCCCCACCTGGTGGATCACCTGCGCTCCGGGCGCGATGCAATCGTGTGGCGTGGCCAGCAGCAGCCGATCGACTACGTGGAAGCTGAGCGGGCCTGGGAGATCGCCCGGGCCGCCATCTCTAGCGGCCTCTACAAAACGGTGATCCTCGATGAGATCAACCCGACAGTGGATCTGGAGCTGCTGCCGGTGGAGCCGATCGTGCAAACCCTCCTGCGCAAACCCGCTGAAACGGAAGTAATTCTCACCGGCCGCTGTAAAAACCGGCCTGCCTATTTCGACCTGGCTTCGGTGCACTCCGAGATGGTGTGCCACAAGCATTACGCCGAGCGCGGCGTCGATCTCAAACGCGGCGTGGATTACTGA
- the moeB gene encoding molybdopterin-synthase adenylyltransferase MoeB: MLPPDTSGVQLSPDEVARFARHLILPEVGMEGQKRLKAASVLCVGTGGLGSPLLLYLAAAGVGRLGIVDFDVVDHSNLQRQVIHGTSWVGKPKIESAKARILEINPHCQVDLYETALTSENALEIISGYDLVCDGTDNFPTRYLVNDACVLLGKPNVYGSIFRFEGQATVFNLDAASPNYRDLFPEPPPPGMVPSCAEGGVVGVLPGIIGVIQATEAVKIITGIGTTLSGRLLLFDALAMKFRELKLRPNPERPVIDKLIDYQEFCGVGGTAPGQEESGAVESISVGELKTLLDGDTSGLVLIDVRNPPEAEIAVIAGAVLIPLDQIENGTAVERIQQLATGKSLYAHCKLGGRSAKALIALKRHGIEGINVAGGIDAWSQEVDPSVMRY, translated from the coding sequence ATGCTTCCTCCCGACACCAGCGGCGTCCAGCTCAGCCCCGATGAGGTGGCTCGCTTTGCCCGGCACCTGATCCTGCCAGAGGTGGGTATGGAGGGGCAAAAGCGGCTCAAGGCGGCTTCTGTTCTGTGCGTGGGCACCGGTGGGCTCGGCTCGCCCTTGCTCCTTTATCTAGCGGCTGCCGGCGTAGGCCGGCTCGGCATCGTCGATTTCGATGTGGTCGACCACTCCAACCTCCAGCGCCAGGTGATCCATGGCACCAGCTGGGTTGGCAAGCCCAAGATTGAATCGGCCAAGGCCCGCATCCTGGAGATCAATCCCCATTGCCAGGTGGATCTCTACGAGACCGCTCTCACCAGCGAAAACGCCCTGGAGATCATCTCCGGCTACGACCTGGTCTGCGACGGCACGGATAACTTCCCCACCCGCTACCTGGTGAACGACGCCTGCGTGCTGCTGGGCAAGCCAAATGTCTACGGCTCGATCTTCCGCTTTGAAGGTCAGGCAACGGTGTTCAACCTGGATGCAGCCAGCCCCAACTACCGGGACCTTTTCCCTGAGCCGCCGCCGCCGGGCATGGTGCCCTCCTGCGCCGAGGGCGGAGTGGTGGGGGTGCTACCCGGAATCATCGGTGTCATCCAGGCCACCGAGGCGGTGAAGATCATCACCGGCATCGGCACCACCCTCAGCGGCCGGCTGCTGCTGTTTGATGCCCTGGCGATGAAATTCAGGGAGCTGAAGCTGCGGCCCAATCCCGAGCGCCCAGTGATCGACAAACTCATTGATTATCAAGAGTTTTGCGGCGTTGGCGGCACCGCACCTGGCCAGGAAGAATCCGGAGCTGTGGAGAGCATCAGCGTGGGCGAGCTCAAAACGCTGCTCGATGGTGATACCAGTGGCCTGGTGCTGATCGACGTGCGCAACCCCCCCGAGGCTGAGATCGCCGTGATTGCCGGCGCCGTTTTGATCCCTCTCGATCAGATCGAGAACGGCACGGCCGTGGAACGCATCCAGCAGCTGGCGACAGGCAAAAGCCTTTACGCCCACTGCAAGCTGGGCGGCCGCAGTGCCAAGGCCCTGATCGCCCTGAAACGTCACGGCATCGAGGGCATCAACGTAGCCGGCGGCATTGATGCCTGGAGCCAGGAAGTTGATCCGAGTGTGATGCGCTACTGA
- a CDS encoding M67 family metallopeptidase, translated as MRPILASAEPEEGCALLLGESYECDWQLRLIWPCCNVWPQPQQRCRRFAIDPREQLQAQKWGRAQGLELLGSAHSHPTSGAAPSDTDRSLCGVSTLMVILGAENLGGELVAWWLPEAPAAPLRLPWRMVS; from the coding sequence TTGCGCCCCATCCTGGCCAGCGCCGAACCGGAGGAGGGTTGTGCATTGCTGTTGGGCGAAAGCTATGAGTGCGACTGGCAACTGCGCTTGATCTGGCCGTGTTGCAACGTCTGGCCCCAGCCTCAGCAACGCTGCCGTCGCTTTGCGATTGATCCAAGGGAGCAGCTGCAGGCGCAGAAGTGGGGCAGGGCGCAGGGGCTGGAGCTGCTGGGCTCGGCCCACAGCCACCCCACCAGTGGGGCCGCGCCTTCTGACACCGATCGCAGTCTCTGTGGGGTATCCACTTTGATGGTGATCCTCGGGGCCGAAAACCTTGGCGGGGAGTTGGTTGCCTGGTGGCTGCCGGAAGCTCCGGCCGCGCCCCTGCGCCTGCCATGGAGAATGGTGTCCTGA
- a CDS encoding CAAD domain-containing protein codes for MSDTTTDAVEQGTATEVETDATSGAAEASFSERYSEILAKVNGTLDQVDWSQMGRIGKASGVILAVIVAQILIKGVLDAINLLPVVPGLLELLGLVVVGQWSWHNLTTSEKRGAVVAKVQNLRKEYLG; via the coding sequence ATGAGCGATACCACCACCGACGCGGTTGAGCAGGGCACTGCCACTGAAGTGGAGACTGACGCCACCTCCGGTGCCGCCGAAGCCAGTTTTAGTGAGCGTTACAGCGAAATACTTGCCAAGGTGAACGGCACCTTGGACCAAGTGGACTGGAGCCAGATGGGCCGGATCGGCAAAGCCAGCGGCGTGATTCTGGCTGTGATCGTCGCTCAGATCTTGATCAAAGGAGTGCTCGACGCAATCAACCTGCTGCCCGTGGTTCCCGGCCTGCTAGAACTGCTGGGCTTGGTAGTTGTAGGCCAGTGGAGTTGGCACAACCTCACCACCAGCGAAAAGCGTGGTGCGGTGGTGGCCAAGGTCCAGAACCTGCGCAAGGAGTATCTGGGCTAA
- a CDS encoding fructosamine kinase family protein — MRERAMQAWVEQQLGCAVVAQAPLGGGCIHQAWRLELADGRSVFAKTNGAAALPMFEAELNGLQQLAHHAPAALVIPEPLAWGVADDRAVLLLSWLQLAGSSGAAAEGGWFRCGQGLAQLHRSSAGSAPTPGYGAAADNFIGSAPQPNGWRSAWGVFFVECRLAPQLAWAASRGEPLRGARELLELVPRWLSSHHCEPVLVHGDLWCGNAGLLTNGSSTMFDPACFWGDREVDLAMAQLFGGFPKAFFSGYKDVWPLEPAAKGRVALYNLYHLLNHANLFGGGWGRQAQASIDQLLLNRC, encoded by the coding sequence GTGCGCGAGCGCGCGATGCAGGCCTGGGTAGAGCAGCAGCTCGGCTGCGCCGTGGTGGCCCAAGCGCCGCTGGGGGGTGGTTGTATCCACCAGGCCTGGCGGCTGGAGTTGGCTGATGGTCGCAGCGTGTTTGCCAAGACCAACGGGGCCGCAGCACTGCCCATGTTTGAGGCGGAGCTAAACGGCCTGCAGCAGTTGGCACACCATGCGCCTGCCGCGCTGGTGATTCCAGAGCCCCTGGCCTGGGGAGTGGCCGACGATCGCGCCGTGCTGCTGCTCAGCTGGTTGCAGTTGGCAGGCTCATCTGGCGCCGCAGCTGAAGGTGGTTGGTTTCGATGCGGCCAGGGCTTGGCCCAGCTGCACCGCAGCAGTGCCGGCTCGGCACCAACCCCTGGCTACGGCGCTGCGGCAGACAACTTCATTGGATCAGCCCCCCAGCCCAACGGCTGGCGCTCCGCTTGGGGGGTGTTTTTTGTGGAGTGCCGCTTGGCGCCCCAGCTGGCTTGGGCCGCTAGCCGGGGAGAGCCGCTGCGGGGAGCACGGGAGCTGCTGGAGCTGGTGCCGCGATGGCTGAGCAGCCATCACTGTGAGCCGGTGCTTGTGCACGGGGATCTTTGGTGCGGCAATGCGGGCCTGCTGACCAATGGCTCCAGCACAATGTTTGATCCCGCCTGTTTCTGGGGAGATCGGGAAGTGGATCTGGCGATGGCCCAGCTATTCGGCGGTTTTCCGAAGGCTTTTTTTAGCGGTTACAAAGATGTCTGGCCGCTGGAACCAGCGGCCAAGGGTCGGGTCGCCCTCTACAACCTGTATCACCTTTTGAATCACGCCAATCTGTTTGGCGGCGGCTGGGGCCGCCAGGCTCAAGCCAGCATTGATCAGCTGCTACTTAATAGGTGCTGA